One window from the genome of Streptococcus parasanguinis encodes:
- a CDS encoding amidohydrolase, protein MSFSYEELAEIRHYIHQHPELSGQEYQTTAFLKERLEELGIRILESGLKTGLIAEIGSGQPVVALRADIDALPILEQTNLPYQSQNPGVMHACGHDFHQTSLLGAAALLKEIEDQLEGTVRLIFQPAEETSEGASDVLATGLLEDVQGIIGFHNIPQLKAGQLALNAGAMMAGVEKFKVTVTGVSSHAARPDLGVDTVTAVTTMVQNVQLLISRTISPFETAVLSITHLDVGSTWNVLPKSGYFEGTIRSFNPSVQRELKEHFISIIRHIAKSLEVDVAFEWGVTPPVTFNDEELTQVVWEASQDLAEVIPANPSTAGEDFAFYQERIPGVFAFIGSNGEPDAPDLHHDHMTIDDAAFEVSVPYYVENAQALLRYFKAKDV, encoded by the coding sequence GTGTCTTTTTCTTATGAAGAGTTAGCAGAGATTCGCCACTATATCCACCAACACCCAGAATTGTCTGGTCAAGAATACCAGACAACCGCCTTTCTAAAAGAGCGTTTAGAAGAGTTGGGGATTCGTATTTTAGAGAGTGGATTAAAAACGGGTCTGATTGCAGAAATTGGATCCGGCCAACCGGTGGTAGCACTTCGAGCAGATATCGATGCCCTTCCAATTTTGGAACAAACAAATCTTCCCTACCAAAGTCAGAATCCAGGAGTCATGCATGCATGTGGCCATGATTTTCATCAAACCAGTCTTCTGGGAGCAGCAGCCCTTCTCAAGGAAATAGAAGACCAGCTTGAAGGGACCGTACGCTTGATCTTTCAACCAGCAGAAGAAACATCAGAAGGTGCTTCTGATGTTTTGGCAACAGGACTGTTGGAGGATGTTCAAGGAATTATTGGTTTTCACAACATTCCCCAGCTAAAAGCAGGGCAACTTGCCTTGAATGCTGGAGCTATGATGGCAGGGGTTGAGAAATTCAAGGTTACCGTGACAGGGGTTAGTAGCCATGCTGCAAGACCGGATTTGGGAGTTGATACGGTAACAGCCGTCACAACCATGGTTCAGAATGTACAATTATTAATTTCACGGACCATTTCTCCCTTTGAAACAGCTGTTTTGTCCATTACGCATCTAGATGTGGGTTCAACCTGGAATGTACTCCCAAAATCAGGCTATTTTGAAGGAACGATTCGCTCCTTTAATCCGAGTGTGCAAAGAGAGTTGAAGGAACATTTTATTTCGATCATTCGTCATATAGCAAAAAGTCTGGAAGTAGATGTAGCTTTTGAGTGGGGTGTGACACCTCCCGTTACCTTTAACGATGAGGAATTGACGCAGGTGGTTTGGGAAGCTTCACAAGACTTGGCTGAAGTGATTCCAGCAAATCCTTCTACTGCTGGAGAAGACTTCGCCTTTTACCAAGAGCGAATTCCTGGAGTCTTTGCCTTTATTGGTTCGAATGGAGAGCCGGATGCGCCAGACCTCCATCATGATCACATGACCATCGATGATGCAGCCTTTGAGGTTTCGGTTCCCTATTATGTTGAAAATGCGCAAGCTTTATTGCGGTATTTTAAGGCCAAAGATGTGTGA